The following are from one region of the Hymenobacter sp. YIM 151858-1 genome:
- a CDS encoding polysaccharide deacetylase family protein, giving the protein MRLHRLPEVMQRWLPGAVWQGPAPAEPTVYLTFDDGPIPDETPWVLEQLAAFEAKAVFFCVGDNVERHPEIARQVVAAGHRLGNHTYHHISGWSSARATYFNEVARCQQAIDAVQPGGPKLFRPPYGRITPALSRVLQPTYDIVMWDVLTCDYDRSYEPERCLRDSLRLTRSGSVVVFHDSLKASRNLRYVLPRYLAELAEQGYRFGLL; this is encoded by the coding sequence ATGCGTTTGCACCGTTTGCCCGAAGTCATGCAGCGTTGGCTGCCCGGTGCCGTTTGGCAAGGACCCGCCCCCGCCGAGCCCACCGTGTACCTGACGTTCGACGACGGCCCCATCCCCGACGAAACGCCCTGGGTGCTGGAGCAGCTGGCGGCTTTCGAGGCGAAAGCCGTGTTTTTTTGCGTGGGCGACAACGTGGAGCGCCATCCCGAAATAGCCCGGCAAGTGGTAGCTGCGGGGCATCGGCTGGGCAACCACACCTACCACCACATCAGCGGCTGGTCGAGCGCGCGGGCGACGTACTTCAACGAGGTGGCGCGGTGCCAGCAGGCCATTGATGCGGTGCAGCCAGGCGGCCCAAAGCTGTTTCGGCCGCCGTACGGGCGCATTACGCCGGCCCTGAGCCGCGTGCTGCAGCCCACGTACGACATCGTGATGTGGGACGTGCTTACCTGCGACTACGACCGCAGCTACGAGCCCGAGCGCTGCCTGCGCGATTCGCTGCGCCTCACGCGCTCCGGCTCGGTGGTGGTATTCCACGACAGCCTCAAGGCCAGCCGCAACCTGCGCTACGTGCTGCCGCGCTACCTGGCCGAGCTGGCCGAACAAGGCTACCGGTTCGGGTTGCTCTAG
- a CDS encoding HAD family hydrolase yields MPFADIKLIATDVDGTLLNSRHELSPDFYALFEQLKARQVVFSVASGRQYHNLRNRFASIADRVVFIAENGSYVVWQDEQLLVQALAPGVVTGLLERARQLAGVRVVLCGKRTAYIEEAAPEFRALIQKFYDAVELVPDLREVAGDEFLKIALWDARGAETHLLPHFAHLQGELQVMVSGQYWLDIAHGLASKGRALAALQQQYGIAPAQTMVFGDYLNDLDMMQQAQFSYAMANAHPRVKQAARYQARSNDEFGVAAVLAQVLASMNAGA; encoded by the coding sequence ATGCCTTTTGCCGACATCAAACTGATTGCCACCGACGTCGACGGGACGCTGCTCAACTCCCGCCATGAGCTTAGCCCCGATTTTTACGCGCTGTTCGAACAGCTGAAAGCCCGGCAGGTGGTGTTTTCGGTGGCGAGCGGCCGGCAGTACCACAACCTGCGCAACCGCTTCGCCAGCATTGCCGACCGGGTGGTGTTCATCGCCGAAAACGGCAGCTACGTAGTCTGGCAAGATGAGCAGCTGCTGGTGCAGGCGCTGGCCCCCGGGGTGGTTACCGGTTTGCTGGAGCGGGCCCGCCAGCTGGCCGGCGTGCGGGTGGTGCTGTGCGGCAAACGCACGGCCTACATCGAGGAGGCCGCGCCCGAGTTCCGGGCTTTGATTCAGAAGTTTTACGATGCCGTGGAGCTGGTGCCCGATTTGCGGGAGGTTGCCGGCGACGAGTTTCTGAAAATTGCCCTGTGGGACGCGCGCGGCGCCGAAACCCACCTGCTGCCGCACTTCGCGCACTTGCAGGGCGAGCTGCAGGTAATGGTTTCGGGCCAGTATTGGCTTGATATTGCGCACGGCCTGGCCAGCAAAGGCCGCGCCCTGGCCGCGCTGCAGCAGCAATACGGCATTGCGCCGGCGCAAACCATGGTGTTCGGCGACTACCTCAACGACCTGGACATGATGCAGCAGGCGCAGTTCAGCTACGCCATGGCCAACGCCCACCCCCGGGTAAAGCAAGCCGCCCGCTACCAGGCCCGCAGCAACGACGAGTTTGGCGTGGCCGCCGTGCTGGCGCAGGTGCTGGCATCGATGAACGCCGGAGCCTAG